TTAATGATAAAAACTTTGATAGTGATGGCAATTTGGTAGATAACCCTGAAACCATCACACTCAAAGACGTACAACCCAACACCGAGTATGCTATTTTACTTAGCACAGTAGCTGGGGCATGGAGGTATCTCATCGGTGATGTCATTAAATTTACTTCCGTCTTACCTTACGAGTTGCAAATTGTTGGACGCACTAAGCACTATCTAAGTGTTTGCGGAGAACATCTTAGCGTTGAAAATATGACTCGTGCCATCGAGCTTCTAGAGCATGATTATAAAGTTTCTGTTCCCGAATTCACCGTTGCTGCTTTGCCTTACCAAGGTATGTTTATGCATAAATGGTGGCTTGGAACCAATCAACATATTGATCCAGTTGTTGCTGCCAACGCCATAGATAATTACCTTAAAAACCTGAACGACGACTATCGGACTGAAAGACTTGAAGCCATTCGCAAAGTTGAAGTGGAAGTCCTACCTCTCCAATTGTTTTACGATTACTTGAAAAGCATTGGGAAAATTGGAGCACAGATCAAGTTTCCACGCGTTATGAAGAAAAACTTAGAAGATTGGATAGCTTTCGTCGAAAAAAATAAAAATCGGTGAATCCATATATTTCCCTATTCATAGAGGGTTTTATCATAGGACTTGTGGTAGCTATGTCACTGGGTCCCGCATTCTTTACTATTATTCAAACATCTATAGATAAAGGTTTCCGATATGCTATCATTTTTGCAGCCGGAATCGCTTTGAGTGATTTATTCGTTCTTTTACTTTCTTTTCTTGGCCTCTCTTCATTTATCGAAAAAGGGAAAAATGAATTCATCGTTCTTATCATAGGCAGCACTATCCTTATCATTTATGGCATTTATACATTCTTTAAAAAACCCGACATTTTGCTTCGAAGAAAAAGAAATTTACTTAAGCAAGACCTAAAATCCAAACCATCCGTCGTGACACTTTTCATTAAAGGTTTTTTTCTCAATTTGTTTAATCCTGTTGTAATACTTTTTTGGATTAGTGTATCTGGTTATCTAACCCAACGAGCTATAGAAAACCATTTGTATGAATCGGCTTTGTTTTTCTTCGGTGGAATTTTTACCACGATTGTTTCTACCGATATTCTCAAATCTTTTGTTGGATACAAAATCAAAAGATTTTTACGCCCACGTGTGGTTTTAATTTTAAACAAAATTGTCGGAATAATTTTGTTTATTTTTGCTATTATCTTAATTATTGAAAACGTTTATCACATATGAGAAAAAAATGGCTTCAAATTACATCTTTTTTATTCCTATCAATAAGTTTCTTTCTCTGGAACACTGCATGCTCAACTAGGAAAAAGAAAGAAAATTCTACCCTAAAAGATGGTAGTATCCAACAAAATCCTTCTGTTCAAAAGCCCGATTCCCCTTTCACACCCCCCGTGACTAAATACGGTGTTCGTCCTGCTGTTAAATATGGCCCACCTCCTAGTTACGACACCACACAATTACCTAAAGATACAAGCAGGTGAAACAAATTCATGCCGTGAAAAAATACATATTTCCTTTTCTTTTCTTAAGCATATTTTTCGCTTCTTGTTCAAAGGAAAAACGTTCCTATCGTGCAGGTATTAAAATGAAGGAATGGATCAAAGAGATCTCCAATTATACAAAACAAAAAAAACCTGGTTTTATCATCATTCCTCAAAATGGAATTGAACTAGCAACAAAAGAGTTAGATGCCAATAGTGAATTGGATATGGATTATCTCAACCATATCGATGCTCTTACCGTGGAAGAACTTTTTTACTTTAACACTTTTTCACCCGACAGTGAAAGGCTAGCTTTGCTTGATCGTTTGGTTTCCCACAAAAAGATTATTGTCTCTGAGATGGTATCTAACTACCATGACATACCCCATGCTTATCAGCTCAACATGCAACATGGCTTTATACCATTCGTCCGTGGCCCCAATAATTACATGTACGAATACATTCCCGATACCATTGTTCAAGAAAATAATGATAATATTGAATCCATTCAAGAAGTAAGAAATGTCCTCTATTACATAGGTGGTAGCAACAAATTTACTAATAAAGAAGATTATCTTGAATCTATTCGCCAGACCAATTTTGATCTGGTAATCATAGATTTATTTTTTAATGATACTCCTTTAAATTCTGATGATATCAAAGCTCTTCGTCACAAGAAAAATGGTGGTAAAAGACTAGTTATTGCCTACGTTTCCATAGGATCTGCCGAGCGATATCGATATTATTGGAAAAATAACTGGAGATTACATCATCCATGCTTTATCAGAAAACCCTATCCGGGCTATCCCGATGAATATTACGTTAAATTTTGGGATAATGAATGGAAAGAAATTATCATGGGATCGGAAAACAGTTATATCGATAAAATTATCCAAGCTGGCTTCGATGGTGCTTTTCTTGATAATGTGGAGGTTTATTATTA
The DNA window shown above is from Bacteroidales bacterium and carries:
- a CDS encoding LysE family translocator, with translation MNPYISLFIEGFIIGLVVAMSLGPAFFTIIQTSIDKGFRYAIIFAAGIALSDLFVLLLSFLGLSSFIEKGKNEFIVLIIGSTILIIYGIYTFFKKPDILLRRKRNLLKQDLKSKPSVVTLFIKGFFLNLFNPVVILFWISVSGYLTQRAIENHLYESALFFFGGIFTTIVSTDILKSFVGYKIKRFLRPRVVLILNKIVGIILFIFAIILIIENVYHI
- a CDS encoding endo alpha-1,4 polygalactosaminidase, producing the protein MKKYIFPFLFLSIFFASCSKEKRSYRAGIKMKEWIKEISNYTKQKKPGFIIIPQNGIELATKELDANSELDMDYLNHIDALTVEELFYFNTFSPDSERLALLDRLVSHKKIIVSEMVSNYHDIPHAYQLNMQHGFIPFVRGPNNYMYEYIPDTIVQENNDNIESIQEVRNVLYYIGGSNKFTNKEDYLESIRQTNFDLVIIDLFFNDTPLNSDDIKALRHKKNGGKRLVIAYVSIGSAERYRYYWKNNWRLHHPCFIRKPYPGYPDEYYVKFWDNEWKEIIMGSENSYIDKIIQAGFDGAFLDNVEVYYYLYYDE